The Oncorhynchus masou masou isolate Uvic2021 chromosome 6, UVic_Omas_1.1, whole genome shotgun sequence genome has a window encoding:
- the LOC135542477 gene encoding 1-acyl-sn-glycerol-3-phosphate acyltransferase gamma-like isoform X1: MGLIAYIKSLFIVQLLIGFVFVVSGLIINFIQLCTCVLWPIDRQLYRKINTRLSYSLWSQLVMLLEWWSGTECTIFADQATVDKFGKEHVIIILNHNYEIDFLCGWTMCERYGVLGASKVLAKYELLKVPLIGWTWYFLEIVFCKRKWEEDRDTVFKGLAQLKDYPEFMWFLLYCEGTRFTPKKHEISMEVAESKGLPKLKYHLLPRTKGFTTTLSCLKGTVSAVYDVTLNFRDKEVPTLLGIVSGKKYMADMNIKRYPVEEIPEDEKECATWLHKLYQQKDALQEHYEKEGSFPGPTIKPPRRLWTLLNFLFWATLLLTPLLNFACGVFVSGSPLLIVGFLIFCIIASIAVRRLISVSEVNKTGSTYGKIEGKKEN; this comes from the exons ATGGGGCTGATAGCGTACATCAAGAGCCTGTTCATCGTGCAGCTGCTCATTGGATTTGTGTTTGTGGTCAGCGGCCTCATCATCAACTTCATTCAGCTCTGCACCTGCGTCCTATGGCCCATCGACAGGCAGCTCTACAGAAAGATCAACACCcgcctctcctactccctctggAGCC agctGGTGATGCTGCTGGAGTGGTGGTCGGGTACAGAATGCACCATATTTGCAGACCAGGCCACGGTGGACAAATTTGGCAAGGAGCATGTCATCATCATCCTCAACCACAACTACGAGATCGACTTCCTCTGTGGCTGGACCATGTGTGAACGCTACGGCGTGcttgga GCTTCAAAGGTCTTGGCCAAGTACGAACTGCTGAAGGTGcctctgattggctggacctggtACTTCCTGGAGATTGTCTTCTGTAAGAGGAagtgggaggaggacagagacactgtgttcaaAGGCCTGGCCCAGCTAAAGGATTACCCTGAGTTTATGTGG ttCCTCTTGTACTGTGAAGGTACCCGTTTCACACCAAAGAAGCATGAGATCAGTATGGAGGTAGCCGAGAGCAAAGGTCTGCCGAAACTCAAATACCATCTACTGCCCAGAACCAAAGGCTTCACCACAACACTGAGCTGTCTCAAAGGCACAG TATCTGCTGTGTACGACGTGACACTAAATTTCAGAGACAAGGAGGTCCCAACATTGCTCGGCATCGTCAGTGGAAAGAAGTACATGGCCGATATGAATATCAA GCGGTACCCAGTGGAGGAAATCCCAGAGGACGAGAAGGAGTGTGCAACCTGGCTTCACAAGCTCTACCAGCAGAAG gaTGCACTGCAGGAGCACTACGAGAAGGAGGGCAGTTTCCCCGGTCCCACCATCAAGCCCCCCCGTCGGCTGTGGACGCTGCTCAACTTCCTCTTCTGGGCCACCCtgcttctcacccccctcctcaaCTTCGCCTGTGGGGTGTTTGTCAGCGGCTCTCCCCTCCTCATCGTCGGCTTCCTGATCTTCTGCATCATCG ccTCCATAGCAGTGCGCCGCCTGATCAGTGTGTCTGAGGTGAACAAAACCGGCTCTACTTACGGCAAAATAGAGGGCAAGAAGGAGAACTAG
- the LOC135542477 gene encoding 1-acyl-sn-glycerol-3-phosphate acyltransferase gamma-like isoform X2, translating into MLLEWWSGTECTIFADQATVDKFGKEHVIIILNHNYEIDFLCGWTMCERYGVLGASKVLAKYELLKVPLIGWTWYFLEIVFCKRKWEEDRDTVFKGLAQLKDYPEFMWFLLYCEGTRFTPKKHEISMEVAESKGLPKLKYHLLPRTKGFTTTLSCLKGTVSAVYDVTLNFRDKEVPTLLGIVSGKKYMADMNIKRYPVEEIPEDEKECATWLHKLYQQKDALQEHYEKEGSFPGPTIKPPRRLWTLLNFLFWATLLLTPLLNFACGVFVSGSPLLIVGFLIFCIIASIAVRRLISVSEVNKTGSTYGKIEGKKEN; encoded by the exons ATGCTGCTGGAGTGGTGGTCGGGTACAGAATGCACCATATTTGCAGACCAGGCCACGGTGGACAAATTTGGCAAGGAGCATGTCATCATCATCCTCAACCACAACTACGAGATCGACTTCCTCTGTGGCTGGACCATGTGTGAACGCTACGGCGTGcttgga GCTTCAAAGGTCTTGGCCAAGTACGAACTGCTGAAGGTGcctctgattggctggacctggtACTTCCTGGAGATTGTCTTCTGTAAGAGGAagtgggaggaggacagagacactgtgttcaaAGGCCTGGCCCAGCTAAAGGATTACCCTGAGTTTATGTGG ttCCTCTTGTACTGTGAAGGTACCCGTTTCACACCAAAGAAGCATGAGATCAGTATGGAGGTAGCCGAGAGCAAAGGTCTGCCGAAACTCAAATACCATCTACTGCCCAGAACCAAAGGCTTCACCACAACACTGAGCTGTCTCAAAGGCACAG TATCTGCTGTGTACGACGTGACACTAAATTTCAGAGACAAGGAGGTCCCAACATTGCTCGGCATCGTCAGTGGAAAGAAGTACATGGCCGATATGAATATCAA GCGGTACCCAGTGGAGGAAATCCCAGAGGACGAGAAGGAGTGTGCAACCTGGCTTCACAAGCTCTACCAGCAGAAG gaTGCACTGCAGGAGCACTACGAGAAGGAGGGCAGTTTCCCCGGTCCCACCATCAAGCCCCCCCGTCGGCTGTGGACGCTGCTCAACTTCCTCTTCTGGGCCACCCtgcttctcacccccctcctcaaCTTCGCCTGTGGGGTGTTTGTCAGCGGCTCTCCCCTCCTCATCGTCGGCTTCCTGATCTTCTGCATCATCG ccTCCATAGCAGTGCGCCGCCTGATCAGTGTGTCTGAGGTGAACAAAACCGGCTCTACTTACGGCAAAATAGAGGGCAAGAAGGAGAACTAG